One genomic window of Actinoalloteichus hoggarensis includes the following:
- a CDS encoding ABC transporter permease produces the protein MTETRSPSDDGVSAGRPAGSGGAASGGVRQGGAAPGGAQPGGSREGRRGPRAIAWARRGQAFAKGWASFRSQRAGLVGLIALAVIALLAVAAPLLTDASGLDVTQATADRLEPPSMRYWLGTDENGRSVLLLTWWGARISLLVGLAATVLSVGIGTLVGVLAAHFGGVTSAMLMRITDFFLVVPSLVLAIALSTVLARGVGTIVLAIGLTAWPTTARLVRAQTLAVEARPYIERAKALGAGHGHLIGSHVLPGVLPLVFANTTLAVASAVIAESTLSFLGLGDPTQVSWGAMLKSAMDTGAVTGGAWWYLLPPGLGIVTVVLAFTLCGRALETVLNPRLRGR, from the coding sequence ATGACCGAGACGCGAAGTCCCAGCGACGACGGCGTCTCGGCGGGCAGGCCCGCCGGGTCCGGCGGAGCCGCCTCGGGTGGCGTGAGGCAGGGCGGTGCGGCGCCGGGCGGTGCTCAGCCGGGGGGGAGCCGCGAGGGCCGCCGCGGTCCGAGGGCCATCGCCTGGGCACGCCGCGGGCAGGCCTTCGCCAAGGGCTGGGCGTCCTTCCGGAGCCAACGGGCGGGCCTGGTCGGCCTGATCGCCCTGGCGGTCATCGCCCTGCTGGCGGTGGCGGCGCCGCTGCTGACCGACGCCTCCGGGCTGGACGTCACACAGGCCACGGCGGACCGGCTGGAGCCGCCGAGCATGCGGTACTGGCTCGGCACGGACGAGAACGGCCGGTCGGTCCTGCTCCTCACCTGGTGGGGGGCCCGGATCTCCCTGCTCGTCGGCCTGGCCGCCACGGTCCTGTCCGTGGGCATCGGCACGCTCGTCGGCGTGCTCGCCGCGCACTTCGGCGGTGTCACCTCCGCGATGCTGATGCGGATCACCGACTTCTTCCTGGTGGTTCCCTCACTCGTCCTGGCGATCGCGCTGTCCACGGTGCTGGCCAGGGGTGTGGGCACCATCGTGCTGGCGATCGGCCTCACGGCGTGGCCCACCACCGCGCGGCTCGTCCGCGCCCAGACCCTCGCGGTGGAGGCCAGGCCGTACATCGAGCGGGCCAAGGCTCTGGGCGCGGGCCACGGTCACCTCATCGGCAGCCACGTGCTGCCGGGCGTGCTTCCGCTGGTGTTCGCCAACACCACCCTGGCCGTCGCGAGCGCCGTGATCGCCGAGTCCACGCTGTCCTTCCTCGGTCTCGGCGACCCCACGCAGGTGTCCTGGGGCGCCATGCTGAAGTCCGCGATGGACACCGGCGCGGTCACCGGCGGCGCCTGGTGGTACCTGCTGCCGCCCGGACTGGGGATCGTCACGGTCGTGCTGGCCTTCACCCTCTGCGGCAGGGCCTTGGAGACAGTGCTCAATCCACGTTTGCGGGGGCGTTAG
- a CDS encoding ATP-binding cassette domain-containing protein, producing the protein MLELRDLTVDYESTRGPVPAVRGVNLSLDAGRTLGLAGESGCGKSSVAMSVLRLLPRTARLGGEVLLDGEDVRTMSWSRLRAVRWAGASVVFQGAMHALNPVRTIGEQIAEPIRLHGLDASSVAGSPGTGSTSAAGPTAGSGTTRPNASTVDRRVIELLGQVELPAHRASAYPHELSGGQRQRVMIAMALACSPRLIIADEPTTALDVIVQAQVLELLGRLVADRGLGLMMISHDLSVLASCCERLAVMHDGRVVEEGPAKTVIAQPEHAHTRALAAAFPEVGDPASRLTSGRAEVEIEPTVEPAAGPVTDRDAALPPTDAGRGPLLSATGVSVVFRGRHGGRTRAVEDVDLHVERDEIVALVGQSGSGKTTMARSLVGLQPLAAGRVLFEGRPLPTGGRGLRDYRRQVQLVLQDPTGALNPRHSVYESVAEGLRIHQVPGDEQELVAAALEQAELRPAERFFTALPDELSGGQRQRVVIAGALALSPRILVADEPVASLDASVRGEILALLLNLRVRLGLSTLVITHDLGLAWAIADRVAVMYRGRIVETGTVEEVLSDPRHEYTRRLLAAVPAPLARHRPDLLGTPAQDITVTDPAAPDGERESRPAAGAAAGGVVADTSRRVAARPAGDDPIDGEPGAADLTAVGPAGGDPTGGAEPTSGGEAERP; encoded by the coding sequence TTGCTCGAGCTGAGAGACCTCACGGTCGACTACGAGTCGACGCGGGGACCCGTTCCCGCCGTGCGCGGGGTGAACCTGAGTCTGGACGCGGGGCGGACCCTCGGTCTGGCGGGCGAGTCCGGCTGCGGCAAGAGCAGCGTGGCGATGTCGGTGCTGCGGCTGCTGCCGCGCACGGCCCGACTGGGCGGCGAGGTGCTGCTCGACGGCGAGGACGTGCGGACCATGTCCTGGAGCAGACTTCGGGCGGTGCGCTGGGCCGGGGCCTCGGTCGTCTTCCAGGGCGCCATGCACGCGCTGAACCCGGTGCGCACGATCGGAGAGCAGATCGCCGAGCCCATCCGGCTGCACGGGCTCGACGCCTCCTCCGTGGCAGGCTCGCCGGGGACCGGCTCGACCTCGGCGGCCGGTCCGACGGCCGGGAGCGGGACCACCCGGCCGAACGCCTCGACGGTCGATCGGCGGGTGATCGAACTGCTCGGCCAGGTCGAGCTGCCCGCCCATCGGGCGTCTGCATACCCGCACGAGCTGTCCGGCGGCCAACGGCAGCGAGTGATGATCGCCATGGCCCTGGCCTGCTCGCCTCGGCTGATCATCGCGGACGAGCCGACCACGGCACTGGACGTCATCGTGCAGGCCCAGGTGTTGGAACTGCTGGGCAGGCTGGTGGCGGATCGAGGCCTCGGCCTGATGATGATCAGCCACGACCTCTCGGTGCTCGCCTCCTGCTGTGAGCGACTGGCGGTGATGCACGACGGGCGAGTCGTCGAAGAAGGTCCGGCCAAGACCGTGATCGCCCAACCCGAGCACGCCCACACCCGCGCGCTCGCGGCGGCGTTCCCGGAGGTCGGGGACCCGGCCTCGCGGCTGACCTCGGGCCGTGCGGAGGTCGAGATCGAACCGACCGTCGAGCCTGCCGCCGGACCGGTGACGGACCGTGACGCGGCGTTGCCGCCGACCGACGCGGGCCGCGGTCCGCTGCTGTCGGCCACGGGCGTCTCCGTGGTCTTCCGAGGCAGACACGGCGGCCGGACCCGCGCGGTCGAGGACGTCGACCTGCACGTGGAACGCGACGAGATCGTCGCCCTGGTCGGACAGTCCGGGTCCGGCAAGACGACCATGGCCCGCTCACTGGTGGGACTTCAGCCGTTGGCGGCGGGCCGGGTGCTGTTCGAGGGCAGACCGCTGCCGACCGGCGGGCGAGGCCTTCGGGACTACCGGCGTCAGGTCCAGCTCGTCCTGCAGGACCCGACCGGGGCGTTGAACCCGCGCCACAGCGTCTACGAGTCGGTGGCGGAGGGGCTGCGGATCCACCAGGTCCCCGGAGACGAGCAGGAGCTGGTGGCCGCCGCGTTGGAGCAGGCCGAGCTCCGTCCTGCGGAACGCTTCTTCACCGCGCTGCCCGACGAGCTCTCCGGCGGCCAGCGGCAGCGGGTCGTGATCGCCGGGGCGCTGGCGCTGTCCCCGAGGATCCTGGTCGCCGACGAGCCGGTGGCCTCCCTGGACGCCTCGGTGCGCGGCGAGATCCTCGCGCTGCTGCTGAACCTGCGCGTCCGGCTGGGACTGTCCACCCTCGTCATCACCCACGACCTCGGGCTGGCCTGGGCGATCGCGGATCGGGTGGCCGTGATGTATCGGGGTCGGATCGTCGAGACCGGCACCGTCGAGGAGGTGCTGTCCGACCCGCGGCACGAGTACACCCGGCGGCTCCTCGCCGCCGTCCCCGCTCCGTTGGCGCGTCATCGACCGGATCTGCTCGGGACGCCCGCGCAGGACATCACGGTGACCGATCCGGCGGCGCCGGACGGGGAGCGGGAGTCGAGGCCCGCCGCGGGCGCGGCGGCGGGAGGCGTGGTCGCCGACACCTCGCGTCGTGTCGCCGCCCGGCCCGCGGGCGACGATCCGATCGACGGCGAGCCCGGCGCCGCCGACCTGACCGCGGTGGGGCCCGCGGGCGGCGACCCGACGGGCGGTGCCGAGCCGACGTCGGGCGGCGAGGCCGAGCGTCCCTGA
- a CDS encoding DNA cytosine methyltransferase — MIDLFAGCGGMTGGFVAAGFDTALAVEVNPYAAATYAANFGEDHVRPVDIATVPASEVPPVDVVVGGPPCQGFSSLGSRDLADPRNQLWREYVRVVRAAHPKVFVIENVDRFLSSPEFGLLRAEVDGGSLAGYTLTYGHLNAADYGVAQRRRRTIIIGSRIGPVALPSPTHGRGEAGGLPASLLPWADTRSRIAELPERPHTTELPKTTATYFGRTFPGVFSGLDLHLGRRPTELSLRRYDSVPPGGGRFDVPRELLPRCWRDKPTGTTDVMGRMRWDAPSLTIRTEFFKPEKGQYLHPQWDADSPDRRVNRPITHYEAALLQDFPADFRWCGTKAEIARQIGNAVPLGLARALAGQVATALA, encoded by the coding sequence ATGATCGACCTGTTCGCGGGGTGCGGCGGGATGACCGGCGGGTTCGTCGCGGCAGGCTTCGACACCGCCCTGGCGGTGGAGGTCAACCCGTATGCCGCGGCGACCTACGCCGCCAACTTCGGTGAGGACCACGTACGGCCGGTCGACATCGCCACCGTCCCGGCGTCCGAGGTGCCGCCGGTGGACGTCGTGGTCGGCGGTCCGCCGTGTCAGGGCTTCTCCAGTCTCGGCAGCCGCGACCTCGCCGATCCCCGTAACCAGCTCTGGCGGGAGTACGTGCGCGTCGTACGGGCCGCCCATCCGAAGGTCTTCGTGATCGAGAACGTCGACCGCTTCCTCAGCAGCCCGGAGTTCGGCCTGCTGCGGGCGGAGGTCGACGGGGGAAGCCTCGCCGGGTACACGCTGACCTACGGCCATCTGAACGCCGCCGACTACGGCGTGGCACAGCGCAGGCGTCGCACGATCATCATCGGCTCCCGGATCGGCCCGGTGGCGCTGCCGAGCCCGACGCACGGCCGAGGCGAGGCCGGCGGACTCCCCGCGAGTCTGCTGCCCTGGGCCGACACGCGCAGTCGGATCGCGGAGCTTCCGGAGCGTCCGCACACCACCGAGCTGCCGAAGACGACGGCGACGTACTTCGGGCGAACCTTTCCCGGCGTGTTCAGCGGGTTGGACCTGCACCTGGGCAGGCGGCCGACGGAGCTGTCCCTGCGACGCTACGACTCCGTCCCGCCGGGCGGTGGCCGCTTCGACGTGCCACGAGAGCTGCTGCCGCGCTGTTGGCGGGACAAGCCCACCGGGACCACCGACGTGATGGGTCGGATGCGCTGGGACGCGCCCTCCCTGACCATCCGCACGGAGTTCTTCAAGCCGGAGAAGGGCCAGTACCTGCATCCACAGTGGGACGCGGACTCGCCCGACCGGCGGGTGAACCGGCCGATCACCCACTACGAGGCCGCGCTTCTTCAGGACTTCCCCGCCGATTTCCGCTGGTGCGGGACGAAGGCGGAGATCGCCAGGCAGATCGGCAATGCCGTACCGCTCGGGCTGGCGCGAGCGTTGGCGGGACAGGTCGCCACGGCACTGGCCTAG
- a CDS encoding very short patch repair endonuclease, with the protein MARAAKTESWASSPGVRTGMRANRGRDTRPELAVRRAVHAMGLRYRVSARPLPGLRRTADLVFTRARVAVFVDGCFWHGCPRHHTVAKTNAGYWAEKVRRNRERDRETDRLLIEAGWRPLRLWEHEPVTEAARRIAAEVRRAIPPGAA; encoded by the coding sequence ATGGCGCGTGCGGCGAAGACGGAGTCCTGGGCCTCCTCGCCGGGGGTCCGCACGGGCATGCGGGCCAACCGGGGTCGCGACACCCGTCCGGAGCTGGCCGTGCGCCGTGCCGTCCACGCCATGGGACTGCGCTATCGCGTCTCGGCGCGCCCGCTCCCGGGCCTGCGCCGGACGGCCGACCTCGTCTTCACCCGGGCCAGGGTGGCGGTCTTCGTCGACGGCTGCTTCTGGCACGGCTGCCCACGACATCACACGGTCGCCAAGACCAACGCCGGCTACTGGGCGGAGAAGGTCCGCCGCAACCGCGAGCGCGACCGGGAGACCGACCGGTTGTTGATCGAGGCAGGCTGGCGGCCGCTGCGCCTCTGGGAGCACGAGCCGGTGACCGAGGCGGCCCGGCGCATCGCGGCGGAGGTGCGTCGTGCGATCCCTCCGGGCGCGGCTTGA
- a CDS encoding cold-shock protein yields MAQGTVKWFNSEKGFGFIAQDGGPDVFVHYSSIDTQGFRTLEENQRVEFNITQGNKGPQAEQVRPI; encoded by the coding sequence ATGGCTCAGGGCACCGTCAAGTGGTTCAACTCGGAGAAGGGCTTCGGCTTCATCGCGCAGGACGGGGGACCGGACGTGTTCGTCCACTACTCCTCCATCGACACTCAGGGCTTCCGTACGCTTGAGGAGAACCAGCGCGTGGAGTTCAACATCACCCAGGGCAACAAGGGTCCCCAGGCGGAGCAGGTTCGCCCCATCTGA
- a CDS encoding class I SAM-dependent methyltransferase: MHGEELSTEARIDFIHAQTTIAATPLVPEVRLRLAAEAIELWERIEDSSGESDTPPPFWAFPWAGGQALARHVLDHDELVAGRRVLDLASGSGLVAIAAALAGAEEVVAVDIDRFAVAAIGMNAAINEVAVAASVADVLHGDGLGAEVVLAGDVFYERAMAARMLPMLARARARGALVLVGDPGRRYLPPGRFESLAEYDVPVVAALEDMTIKRTTVWRMSADRD, translated from the coding sequence GTGCACGGCGAGGAACTCAGCACCGAGGCCCGAATCGACTTCATCCACGCGCAGACGACGATCGCGGCCACACCACTGGTGCCGGAGGTTCGACTTCGGCTGGCCGCCGAGGCGATCGAGCTGTGGGAGCGGATCGAGGACTCGTCCGGCGAGTCCGACACTCCCCCGCCGTTCTGGGCCTTCCCCTGGGCGGGCGGCCAGGCGTTGGCCCGCCATGTCCTCGATCACGACGAGCTGGTGGCGGGACGCCGGGTGCTGGATCTGGCGTCCGGTTCGGGCCTGGTCGCCATCGCCGCCGCGTTGGCGGGCGCCGAGGAGGTCGTCGCGGTCGACATCGATCGCTTCGCCGTCGCGGCGATCGGGATGAACGCGGCGATCAACGAGGTCGCGGTGGCCGCGAGCGTCGCGGACGTGCTCCACGGCGACGGACTCGGCGCCGAGGTCGTCCTGGCGGGCGACGTCTTCTATGAACGGGCGATGGCGGCCCGGATGCTGCCGATGCTGGCCAGGGCGCGTGCCAGAGGGGCGCTGGTCCTGGTGGGCGATCCGGGCCGGCGGTACCTGCCGCCCGGTCGTTTCGAGTCGCTCGCCGAGTACGACGTCCCCGTGGTGGCCGCTCTGGAGGACATGACGATCAAACGGACCACGGTGTGGCGGATGTCGGCGGACCGCGACTGA